The following proteins are encoded in a genomic region of Zea mays cultivar B73 chromosome 9, Zm-B73-REFERENCE-NAM-5.0, whole genome shotgun sequence:
- the LOC100276436 gene encoding uncharacterized protein LOC100276436 isoform 1 (isoform 1 is encoded by transcript variant 1): protein MSRCFPYPPPGYVRNPVAVAEPESTAKLLKEKEKAEKKKEKRSDRKDPKQCETSKHSKHSHKKRKLEDVIKAEQGPKRVPKESVEQLEKSGLSEEHGAPSFVHTIRDSPESSQDSGKRRKVVLSSPSQPKNGNILRFKIKSSQDPQSAVLEKPRVLEQPLVQQMGSGSSLSGKQNSSHHKMNVRSTSGQRRVNGDSQAVQKCLITESPAKTMHRLVPQPAAKDTHPVDPQSAVKVPVGRSGLPLKFSGSVDPSPARVMRRFDPPPVKMMSQRVHHPASMVSQKVDPPLPKVLHKETGSVVRLPEAARPTVLQKPKDLPSIKQQEIRTSSSKEEPCFSGRNAEAVQVQDTKLSRSDMKKIRKAEKKDKKFRDLFVTWNPVLIENEGSDLGDEDWLFSSKRNSDAIMVQSRATDSSVPIHPMVQQKPSLQPRATFLPDLNMYQLPYVVPF, encoded by the exons ATGTCGAGGTGCTTCCCCTACCCGCCACCGGGGTACGTGCGGAACCCAGTGGCCGTGGCCGAGCCGGAGTCGACCGCTAAG CtcctgaaagaaaaggaaaaggccgAAAAGAAGAAAGAGAAAAGGAGTGACAGGAAAGATCCCAAGCAGTGTGAGACGTCCAAACACTCAAAGCACAGCCATAAGAAGAGAAAGCTTGAAGATGTCATCAAAGCTGAGCAGGGTCCCAAAAGAGTACCCAAAGAATCAGTTGAGCAGTTGGAGAAGAGTGGACTCTCAGAAGAGCATGGAGCTCCTTCTTTTGTACATACGATACGGGACTCTCCTGAGAGCTCACAGGACAGCGGCAAGAGACGAAAGGTTGTCCTGTCCAGTCCTAGCCAACCTAAGAATG GAAACATTCTTCGCTTCAAGATTAAAAGTAGTCAAGATCCCCAATCAGCTGTTCTGGAGAAACCAAGGGTTCTTGAGCAACCATTGGTCCAACAAATGGGATCAGGTTCATCCCTGTCTGGCAAGCAAAATTCAAGCCATCATAAGATGAATGTGAGATCTACCTCTGGTCAGCGGAGGGTCAATGGTGACTCCCAAGCAGTACAAAAATGTTTGATTACAGAATCCCCGGCAAAGACCATGCATAGACTTGTCCCCCAGCCTGCAGCTAAGGACACACATCCTGTTGATCCCCAGTCAGCTGTTAAGGTGCCAGTTGGAAGATCGGGCCTACCTCTGAAGTTTTCGGGAAGTGTGGACCCTTCGCCTGCTAGAGTTATGAGAAGATTTGATCCTCCACCTGTTAAGATGATGTCACAGAGAGTTCACCATCCAGCTTCCATGGTGTCGCAGAAAGTTGATCCTCCGTTACCGAAGGTATTACATAAGGAAACCGGATCTGTTGTTCGCCTACCAGAAGCTGCCCGGCCTACTGTTCTTCAAAAACCCAAGgacttgccttctatcaagcagcAGGAGATCAGGACCTCTTCCtcaaaagaagagccctgcttctCTGGTAGGAATGCAGAAGCTGTTCAAGTGCAGGATACTAAGCTCTCCCGGTCAGATATGAAGAAAATCCGCAAAGCTGAGAAAAAAGATAAGAAGTTCAGAGATCTGTTTGTTACCTGGAATCCGGTATTGATAGAGAATGAAGGTTCAGATCTTGGTGATGAAGACTGGCTGTTCAGCAGTAAAAGGAACTCCGATGCTATCATGGTTCAAAGCAGAGCTACTGATAGTTCAGTGCCGATCCATCCAATGGTGCAGCAGAAGCCTTCTTTACAACCCAGGGCAACATTTTTGCCGGACCTTAATATGTACCAGCTGCCATATGTCGTACCATTTTAA